The Saliniradius amylolyticus DNA segment ACACTGATGCGTAATTTTCCACGCGGATTTTCCTGCATGTGCTGCACGTACGCATCTGCGTCGTCCATCTGAACCAGCAACTCGCGGCACCGCTTCAGGTAGCCCTCGCCGATAGAGGTCAGTTGCTGACCCCGGGTCGAACGGTGCAGCAGTCTCACCCCTAGCTCTTCTTCCAGTCGTCCGATCTCCTTGCTGATCAGCGACGTTGTCACATTCATTTCGTTGGCCACGCTGGTAAAGCTACCGGCATCCACCACGCGAACGAACATTCGCATTGCCCGCAATTTGTCCATATCGAGCTCATTGTTTCCAATATGTTGAAAGTGTATGAGCATTATTGTCATTTATTGATCGAAAAGAAAGAGCCAAACTTTCTCTGCAATCACGCATCACCCATTAAACGAGGTTTTAGTATGTATACCCTTTATTTCATTCCTGGCGCTTGTTCATTGGCTACGCAGGCCATTATCAACGAGCTGGGCCAGGACGTTAATCTGGTCCATAAGCTGGAAATCGACCGCTTTGAGACACTCAACCCCGCCGGGACTGTCCCCGTTCTGAAGGATGGCGACAAGGTGTTAAACGAAGGCGTGGCGATCATCCTGTATCTGCTCAACAAGCATAAGAATCGTCTGATTCCAGACAGAGGCGAGGGCCGACATCAGGCGATCGAAAACATGATGTTTGCCAATGCTACGATGCATCCCGCATACGGGAAGCTGTTTTTTGCGCAGGCGAATGTGACAGAACCGAAGGCGAGGCAACAGGTCTTCGACGCAGCAGCGGTGGCCATCAACAAACTGTGGCAGGTGGTAGAAGCGAAATTGGAGCACACACCTTACTTAGGGGGGCATGAAATATCGCCCGCCGACATTCTTCTGGCGGTGTATTCACGCTGGAGCGAGTTCTTCCCCGTGGACATCGTGCTGGGCCCACACACCCGGGAAATGATAAATGCCGTGTTGGAGCGAGAAAGCATACAACGTGCCATCCAGCGTGAGCAGGACTACAACGCACGGAGCGAGGCATAAATGGATACCGTACAGCAACAACTGGAGGTCATGGTGAACGAGTATTTCCTTGGTCTCCACACAGGAAAGGCCGACCGTCTGGCAGCGCTGTTTCATCAGGATTGTGTACTCAAGGCTCCAGGGCTTAGGCGCACACTCGATGAATGGCTGGCCGATGTCGCAACACGCCCTGTACCGGCGCACATCGGACACCCTGAGGAATACAAGATCCTCTCGGTGGAACTGGCCGGAAGCCAGGCGATGGTGAAAGTGGCATGCCCGCTCCCTCATGGCAACTTTACCGACTACCTGGGTTTTCTTGAGGAGGACGGTGTCTGGAAGATCGTCAACAAGATGTACGCGCCAGCCACGACCTAATTGAAGCCCGAGGCTAACCAATCACCAAAAAAGAGGACTCATGAATGCCTTATGTAAACATTAAAGTCACCGACGAGAACGTCACCACCGAACAGAAACGCCGGTTGATTCAGGAAACGACCCGACTGCTGGCCGATGTGTTGAACAAGAACCCTGCCACTACCCATGTGGTTATTGACGAGGTGTCGACCGACAATTGGGGCGTGGAGGGGGAAACTGTTACCGAGCTACGGAAACGATAACCGATCAAATTGGGAAGCCGAACTGACCGTGAGCCAATTTCTGGGTCTTGGAAAGTGGCATCCCATTGACTGGATCACATGGTCGGCACGTTAAACTGCGCGCTGGCCATGGTGGTTTCCAGGACACTCAAATATAAGATAACGGCGAAGCCACTAGTCAGGAGCATTGGATAAGTGCCAAGCTCGCGCCGGCTCCTGGCTGGACTGGCAGGGCAAGGCCAGAGAATGGTAAAGGTTGAATGCCATGGATTTTACGGTGTTGGTAAAAGACATTTTGTGATCGCCCT contains these protein-coding regions:
- a CDS encoding tautomerase family protein: MPYVNIKVTDENVTTEQKRRLIQETTRLLADVLNKNPATTHVVIDEVSTDNWGVEGETVTELRKR
- a CDS encoding nuclear transport factor 2 family protein; the encoded protein is MDTVQQQLEVMVNEYFLGLHTGKADRLAALFHQDCVLKAPGLRRTLDEWLADVATRPVPAHIGHPEEYKILSVELAGSQAMVKVACPLPHGNFTDYLGFLEEDGVWKIVNKMYAPATT
- a CDS encoding glutathione S-transferase family protein, translating into MLKVYEHYCHLLIEKKEPNFLCNHASPIKRGFSMYTLYFIPGACSLATQAIINELGQDVNLVHKLEIDRFETLNPAGTVPVLKDGDKVLNEGVAIILYLLNKHKNRLIPDRGEGRHQAIENMMFANATMHPAYGKLFFAQANVTEPKARQQVFDAAAVAINKLWQVVEAKLEHTPYLGGHEISPADILLAVYSRWSEFFPVDIVLGPHTREMINAVLERESIQRAIQREQDYNARSEA